In Periplaneta americana isolate PAMFEO1 chromosome 4, P.americana_PAMFEO1_priV1, whole genome shotgun sequence, one DNA window encodes the following:
- the Lamtor1 gene encoding ragulator complex protein LAMTOR1 isoform X2, translating to MGCCYSCKEDGSAQGGEVNERTHLLVDPVSNNTNIQRVQSDDYIRCYSTSLPKKTDEQSALNRILQETATNVIDVAALDSHNLEQHEYLDRVKHYTQKLQSMSRWTPPRRPPCLLVDIPAPEKLLAAEPISQQDLHLITTAVEQANSALSELKVEHKEDLVVPFRIP from the exons ATGGGTTGTTGTTACAGTTGTAAAGAAGATGGTTCTGCACAG GGTGGTGAAGTCAATGAACGAACTCATTTACTAGTAGATCCTGTTAGCAATAATACAAATATACAGAGGGTTCAAAG TGACGATTACATTCGATGCTATTCTACTTCCTTACCAAAGAAGACTGATGAACAGTCTGCCCTTAACAGAATCCTTCAGGAGACTGCAAC TAATGTTATAGATGTAGCTGCCCTGGATTCCCACAATTTGGAACAACATGAGTATTTGGATCGTGTCAAACATTATACTCAGAAGTTACAATCCATGTCACGATGGACACCTCCAAGACGTCCACCATGCCTTCTTGTGGACATTCCAGCTCCAGAGAAATTGTTGGCAGCCGAACCAATAAGTCAGCAAGACTTACATTTG ATCACTACAGCTGTAGAGCAGGCAAACTCTGCTTTGTCTGAACTGAAGGTAGAACATAAAGAAGATTTAGTAGTGCCATTCAGAATTCCTTGA
- the Lamtor1 gene encoding ragulator complex protein LAMTOR1 isoform X3: MGCCYSCKEDGSAQGGEVNERTHLLVDPVSNNTNIQRVQSNVIDVAALDSHNLEQHEYLDRVKHYTQKLQSMSRWTPPRRPPCLLVDIPAPEKLLAAEPISQQDLHLITTAVEQANSALSELKVEHKEDLVVPFRIP, translated from the exons ATGGGTTGTTGTTACAGTTGTAAAGAAGATGGTTCTGCACAG GGTGGTGAAGTCAATGAACGAACTCATTTACTAGTAGATCCTGTTAGCAATAATACAAATATACAGAGGGTTCAAAG TAATGTTATAGATGTAGCTGCCCTGGATTCCCACAATTTGGAACAACATGAGTATTTGGATCGTGTCAAACATTATACTCAGAAGTTACAATCCATGTCACGATGGACACCTCCAAGACGTCCACCATGCCTTCTTGTGGACATTCCAGCTCCAGAGAAATTGTTGGCAGCCGAACCAATAAGTCAGCAAGACTTACATTTG ATCACTACAGCTGTAGAGCAGGCAAACTCTGCTTTGTCTGAACTGAAGGTAGAACATAAAGAAGATTTAGTAGTGCCATTCAGAATTCCTTGA
- the Lamtor1 gene encoding ragulator complex protein LAMTOR1 isoform X1 — protein MGCCYSCKEDGSAQGGEVNERTHLLVDPVSNNTNIQRVQSDDYIRCYSTSLPKKTDEQSALNRILQETATLALCSNVIDVAALDSHNLEQHEYLDRVKHYTQKLQSMSRWTPPRRPPCLLVDIPAPEKLLAAEPISQQDLHLITTAVEQANSALSELKVEHKEDLVVPFRIP, from the exons ATGGGTTGTTGTTACAGTTGTAAAGAAGATGGTTCTGCACAG GGTGGTGAAGTCAATGAACGAACTCATTTACTAGTAGATCCTGTTAGCAATAATACAAATATACAGAGGGTTCAAAG TGACGATTACATTCGATGCTATTCTACTTCCTTACCAAAGAAGACTGATGAACAGTCTGCCCTTAACAGAATCCTTCAGGAGACTGCAAC TCTCGCTCTTTGCAGTAATGTTATAGATGTAGCTGCCCTGGATTCCCACAATTTGGAACAACATGAGTATTTGGATCGTGTCAAACATTATACTCAGAAGTTACAATCCATGTCACGATGGACACCTCCAAGACGTCCACCATGCCTTCTTGTGGACATTCCAGCTCCAGAGAAATTGTTGGCAGCCGAACCAATAAGTCAGCAAGACTTACATTTG ATCACTACAGCTGTAGAGCAGGCAAACTCTGCTTTGTCTGAACTGAAGGTAGAACATAAAGAAGATTTAGTAGTGCCATTCAGAATTCCTTGA
- the LOC138698476 gene encoding protein YIPF1, with product MASSKPSLLDMEIDTTQKTAESQLQFQEFSNIGGAAELDVKSSHTLTFNHSPDTPGSDGEGPESELLGGGEGKQSASFWTFEYYQQLFDVDTKKVVERIVWSMIPRPGVSYLQHHIKPKPDLYGPFWICVTLVFTIAISGNLANYIHVADTGKYHWRYNFHAVTYAATAIFSYAWLVPIGLWGVLKWRGQDTRLSFLEILCVYGYSLSIYVPVSVLWVIQIEWLQWLLVAVGATLSGSVLLMTAWPAVQGDQRCIILAVLLGLHLLLAAGFMLYFFHVPPVIDTHVIPVPSDPSPTQASSTVPLPSPSSEH from the coding sequence ATGGCATCATCGAAACCTTCCTTATTAGATATGGAGATAGATACAACACAAAAGACTGCAGAATCGCAACTTCAGTTTCAAGAATTTTCTAATATTGGAGGAGCTGCTGAATTAGATGTGAAGTCATCGCATACATTAACGTTCAATCATTCTCCAGATACCCCAGGTTCAGACGGAGAAGGACCAGAATCTGAACTTTTAGGTGGTGGTGAAGGAAAGCAGTCGGCGTCATTTTGGACATTTGAATATTATCAACAGTTGTTCGACGTGGACACAAAAAAAGTTGTAGAAAGAATAGTATGGTCTATGATTCCTCGTCCAGGTGTTAGTTACTTGCAGCATCACATTAAACCAAAACCAGACTTATACGGTCCATTCTGGATTTGTGTTACTCTAGTCTTTACGATAGCTATAAGTGGAAATCTGGCTAACTACATCCATGTAGCGGACACGGGAAAataccattggagatacaatttTCATGCTGTTACATACGCAGCCACGGCTATATTCAGTTATGCTTGGCTAGTGCCAATTGGACTGTGGGGTGTCTTGAAGTGGCGTGGTCAAGATACACGTCTTTCATTCCTGGAAATTCTATGTGTATATGGAtattcactttcaatatatgtTCCAGTTTCTGTGCTTTGGGTTATACAGATTGAGTGGTTGCAGTGGTTGCTAGTGGCAGTTGGTGCTACCCTCTCTGGCTCGGTGCTTCTGATGACTGCTTGGCCAGCAGTACAAGGAGATCAACGCTGCATCATACTTGCAGTACTACTGGGTCTACACTTACTTCTAGCTGCTGgttttatgttgtatttcttCCATGTTCCACCAGTGATAGACACACATGTGATACCGGTACCTTCTGATCCATCACCCACACAAGCATCATCAACGGTTCCATTGCCATCACCTTCTTCCGAACATTGA